CGGTACACGGGCCGTGGACGATGGAACGATGTGCGATAGACGTGAACTCTCCAATTGTCACCGCCGCGCCGGATTTGGAGTGGATCACCACGCCGTCCTGGATGTTGGAATTGGCGCCGATGGTGATCGGGTCCATGTCGCCGGTGGCGTCGACTTCGTCGGCGCGGATCACGGCGTAGGGGCCGACGAACACGTTCTCGCCAATGATGACCTTGCCGCAGATGATCGCGGTCTTGTCGACGTAGGCCGACTCGGCAATCACCGGCAGATCGCCGGAAGGGTTCTTGCGGATCATGCAACAGGCTCCGTGATGATGTGGACGTGGTTGCCATCGATGGCGTTGTAGAAGCAGGTGGGTCGCCCGGTGTGGCAAGCCGGGCCCTGCTGGTCGACGATCAGCAGCACGGCGTCGCCGTCGCAATCCAGGCGCGCCTCGATCAACTGTTGCCAGTGGCCGGAGCTTTCGCCTTTGCGCCACAGTTGCTGGCGTGAGCGCGACCAGTAGCAGACGTGCCCGCTGGCCAGGGTTTCGGTGAGCGCTTGGTGGTTCATCCAGGCCAGCATCAGCACTTCGCCGCTGCGGTGTTGCTGGGCGATGGCGGCGATCAGGCCATCGCTGTTCCACGGCAGGGCGTCGAGCACGGGTTCGAGTGGAAAGCGGCTGCCAAGGGCAGCCTCTTCCAGGTCGAGCATGCTCAGTGTCATGGCTTGCTCAGGGCGGCGCACAAGGTGTTGAGGTTGTACTCGAACAGCCCGGTAAAAGTGCTGGCCGGGCCTTCGGCGGCGAGGGCGTCGGAGTACAGCGTTCCGCCGATCTGCGCGCCGCTTTCGTCCGCGATCTGCTTAAGCAGGCGCGAGTCCTTGATGTTTTCCATGAACACGGCTTTGACCTTGTCCTTGCGGATCTGGGTGATCAGCGCAGCGACTTCGGCAGCCGAAGGTTCGCGTTCGGTCGACAGACCTTGGGGTGCCAGGAACTGGATGCCGTAGGCCTGGCCCAAGTAACCAAAGGCGTCATGGGAGGTGACGATGCGACGGTTGCCGGCTGGCAGTGCGCCGAACTTGGTCTTGGCTTCGGCCAGCAAACGGTAGATTTCTTTCAGGTAGGTCTGGCTGTTACGCAGATAGTCAGCCTTGTTGGCCGGGTCGGCAGCTACGAGTGCCTTGGTGATGTTGTTCACATAGATTTCGGCGTTGGCCAGGTTGTGCCAGGCGTGTGGGTCCGGAATGGTTTCGCCGTCTTCTTCCATGGTGTGGGAGATCACGCCCTTGCTGGCGGTGACCACGGTAGCTTTGGTTTCGGTGCTGGTGACCAGGCGGTCCAGCCAGGGTTCGAAGCCCAGGCCGTTCTTGATGATGACCTTGGCCTTGAGCAGCGCCTTGGCATCGTCCGGCGTCGGCTCATAGGTGTGGGCGTCGGAGTCTGGTCCGACCATGTTGCTGATCTGGATGTGATCACCACCGATCTGGTGGGTGATGTCATCGAGAATACTGAAGCTGGTGACCACTTGGAGTTTGTCGGCAGCCTGGGCCATCGACAAGGGCAGCAGAAGACTGAACAGCACGAGTAAAGCGCGCATCGGGAAACACCTCATTGGGATGTAAGAGAGGGCGGGCGGCGCAGCAAGCCGTGCACCGGGCCGAAAACCACGGACAGCAAATACCCGCCGCCAGCCACCAGCACGATGGCCGGGCCGCTGGGCAGTGAGTAGTAGAACGACAGCAGCAAACCAAACCACACCGACAGGCATCCCAGCACCGCCGATACCGCAATCAATACCGGCAGGCGCCGGCTCCAGAAGCGTGAAGCAATCGCCGGCAACATCATCAAACCCACCACCATCAACGCGCCGATGGCCTGGAAGCCGATCACCAGGTTCAGCACCACCAGGGTCAGGAACAACCCGTGGGCAAGTGGGCCAAGGCGGCTGACGGTTTGCAGGAACAGCGGGTCAAGGGTGTCCAGCAGCAGCGGTTTGTAGATCAGCCCCATGGCGATCAGGCTGAAACCCGAGACCCAGAGCATGCCGGTGAGGGTGGTTTCGTCCACCGCCAGGGCGGAGCCGAACAGCAGGTGCAGAAGATCCAGGCGCTTGCCGGCGATGC
The window above is part of the Pseudomonas sp. KBS0710 genome. Proteins encoded here:
- the hisI gene encoding phosphoribosyl-AMP cyclohydrolase, with the translated sequence MTLSMLDLEEAALGSRFPLEPVLDALPWNSDGLIAAIAQQHRSGEVLMLAWMNHQALTETLASGHVCYWSRSRQQLWRKGESSGHWQQLIEARLDCDGDAVLLIVDQQGPACHTGRPTCFYNAIDGNHVHIITEPVA
- a CDS encoding metal ABC transporter permease, encoding MHFAAHLWMPFQDFVFMRRALIGGLVLACSTAPLGVFLILRRMSLIGDAVAHGILPGAALGFWFAGISLPALTIGGLGAGLGMAGLSAWITRRTGLREDASLAAIYPISLAAGVLILGIAGKRLDLLHLLFGSALAVDETTLTGMLWVSGFSLIAMGLIYKPLLLDTLDPLFLQTVSRLGPLAHGLFLTLVVLNLVIGFQAIGALMVVGLMMLPAIASRFWSRRLPVLIAVSAVLGCLSVWFGLLLSFYYSLPSGPAIVLVAGGGYLLSVVFGPVHGLLRRPPSLTSQ
- a CDS encoding metal ABC transporter substrate-binding protein: MRALLVLFSLLLPLSMAQAADKLQVVTSFSILDDITHQIGGDHIQISNMVGPDSDAHTYEPTPDDAKALLKAKVIIKNGLGFEPWLDRLVTSTETKATVVTASKGVISHTMEEDGETIPDPHAWHNLANAEIYVNNITKALVAADPANKADYLRNSQTYLKEIYRLLAEAKTKFGALPAGNRRIVTSHDAFGYLGQAYGIQFLAPQGLSTEREPSAAEVAALITQIRKDKVKAVFMENIKDSRLLKQIADESGAQIGGTLYSDALAAEGPASTFTGLFEYNLNTLCAALSKP
- a CDS encoding DapH/DapD/GlmU-related protein gives rise to the protein MIRKNPSGDLPVIAESAYVDKTAIICGKVIIGENVFVGPYAVIRADEVDATGDMDPITIGANSNIQDGVVIHSKSGAAVTIGEFTSIAHRSIVHGPCTVGDRVFIGFNSVLFNCVVGDGCVVRHNSVVDGRDLPAAFYVPSTTRIGPNTDLSQFPPVSVSASEFSEDVARTNVDLVRGYKALQNEF